The following are encoded together in the Lactuca sativa cultivar Salinas chromosome 1, Lsat_Salinas_v11, whole genome shotgun sequence genome:
- the LOC128127903 gene encoding uncharacterized protein LOC128127903, with protein MPYPTQAKKEKQEEEYQKFLDHIDTLQINIPFIEAVMQMPKYAKFLKELLTNKRKMEEVEKVVLNENCSAAMLKKLLKKKGDPGSLTLPCQFGNLATIHALADSGASVNLMPYSFFKKLDLPEPRPIRMAIHLANKTVTFPRGICEDILVKVDKFVFPIDFIILDMEADPQVPIILGRPFLNTTSVIVDMRDSKLTLRVGEDSVTFRVDQAMKYSRNSDDTTFSIDMLDKLLEECITEDSSKFTTDDEEFDPEKDLMEIERLLEEADYEELDAKPRLIRWVLLLQEFDIEIRDKKGIENVAADHLSRLENPQLQEDKVGDDFSEEYIMLTVGEEPWLVYGKQCHLPVELEHKAFWALKRCNFNMEELKSNRLMQMNALEELRNDAYSSSWLYKEKTKMWHDKRIKDKEIHEGQKVLLFNSRLKFFSGKLKSRWDGPFLVKTVFPHGAIELLSRDGTPFKVNGHRVKKYEEGVPRNEGMEELLLLEGTATTWKGRSPTNDSLKRSTSREAT; from the exons ATGCCATACCCAACCCAAGCTAAGAAGGAGAAGCAGGAAGAGGAGTATCAGAAGTTTCTAGATCATATCGATactcttcaaatcaacataccCTTCATTGAAGCCGTTATGCAAATGCCCAAAtatgcaaagttccttaaggaacttctcaCTAATAAAAGGAAGATGGAAGAAGTGGAGAAGGTAGTACTCAATGAAAACTGCTCAGCTGCTATGCTTAAGAAGCTACTAAAGAAGAAAGGTGATCCGGGGAGTTTGACtttaccttgccaatttggcaacttggcCACCATTCATGCCTTAGCCGATTCGGGAGCAAGTGTGAACCTAATGCcatattcattctttaagaagctagATCTCCCAGAACCGAGGCCAATCCGCATGGCAATTCACTTGGCAAACAAGACAGTCACCTTCCCAAGAGGCATATGCGAAGACATACTAGTCAAGGTGGACAAATTCGTCTTTCCCATTGATTTTATCATTCTAGACATGGAGGCGGATCCACAAGTGCCAATCATCCTTGGAAGGCCCTTCCTCAACACGACAAGTGTTATAGTAGACATGAGGGACTCGAAGCTCACCTTGCGGGTAGGAGAGGATTCAGTCACATTTAGGGTAGACCAAGCTATGAAGTATTCAAGGAACAGTGACGACACGACATTCTCAATTGATATGCTTGACAAATTATTGGAGGAATGCATAACTGAAGATTCCAGCAAGTTCACAACTGATGATGAAGAATTTGATCCAGAAAAAGACTTAATGGAAATTGAAAGACTGTTGGAAGAAGCAGATTATGAAGAATTG gatgccaagccaagactgatACGATGGGTGCTACTTCTTCAAGAGTTCGACATAGAGATACGAGACAAGAAGGGAATAGAGAATGTAGCAGCTGACCACTTGTCAAGGCTTGAGAACCCGCAATTGCAAGAAGATAAAGTTGGAGACGACTTCTCGGAAGAGTACATTATGTTGACCGTGGGAGAAGAGCCATG gttagtttatggaaagcaatgccATTTGCCGGTGGAACTAGAGCATAAGGCGTTTTGGGCTTTAAAGAGGTGTAACTTCAACATGGAGGAACTAAAGAGCAACCGGTTGatgcaaatgaatgctcttgagGAGCTGAGAAATGATGCATACTCTAGTTCATGGCTTTATAAAGAGAAGACCAAGATGTGGCATGACAAAAGGATTAAAGATAAAGAAATTCATGAAGGCCAAAAAGTGTTGCTCTTCAATTCACGACTAAAGTTTTTCTCGGGAAAACTCAAGTCAAGATGGGATGGTCCTTTTCTAGTGAAGACGGTGTTTCCACATGGTGCTATAGAGCTATTGTCAAGAGATGGCACGCCTTTCAAGGTCAATGGGCATAGGGTCAAAAAGtatgaagaaggagtcccccGGAATGAAGGAATGGAAGAGTTGCTGCTGCTGGAAGGGACTGCAACCACGTGGAAGGGGAGGAGTCCAACTAATGACTCCCTAAAAAGAAgcacttctcgggaggcaacctga